From one Azospirillum ramasamyi genomic stretch:
- the modB gene encoding molybdate ABC transporter permease subunit, producing the protein MDILTPMETTALLLSLRVAGVAIALGLPAAVLAAWVLGRYNFPGKTLVDGLVHLPLVLPPVVTGYILLVTMGTKGVVGGWLYQTFGIKLIFTAEGASLAVAVTSFPLMVRAIRLSVEAIDGGLEAAARTLGAGPVDRFFTILLPLMAPGLLSGAIVAFAAAMGEFGAVITFVSNIPGQTQTLPLAIYAATQEPGGDAVAARLAAISFGVALIALMLSEFLAHRVRRLIGQT; encoded by the coding sequence CTGCTGAGCCTGCGTGTCGCGGGCGTCGCCATCGCATTGGGGTTGCCTGCTGCCGTGCTCGCCGCCTGGGTTCTCGGGCGCTATAACTTTCCAGGCAAGACGCTGGTCGATGGGCTGGTCCATCTTCCGCTGGTCCTGCCGCCGGTGGTCACCGGCTATATCCTGCTGGTGACCATGGGAACCAAGGGGGTGGTCGGCGGCTGGCTGTACCAGACCTTCGGCATCAAGCTGATCTTCACGGCGGAAGGCGCGTCGCTGGCGGTCGCCGTGACGTCATTCCCGCTGATGGTGCGCGCCATCCGCCTGTCGGTGGAGGCGATCGACGGCGGGCTGGAGGCGGCGGCGCGCACGCTGGGCGCCGGGCCGGTCGACCGCTTCTTCACCATCCTGCTGCCGCTGATGGCTCCCGGCCTGCTGTCCGGCGCCATCGTCGCCTTCGCCGCGGCGATGGGCGAGTTCGGGGCGGTCATCACCTTCGTGTCCAACATCCCCGGCCAGACGCAGACCCTGCCGCTGGCGATCTATGCCGCGACCCAGGAGCCGGGCGGCGACGCGGTGGCGGCGCGGCTGGCGGCCATCTCCTTCGGTGTCGCCCTGATCGCGCTGATGCTGTCGGAATTCCTGGCGCACCGCGTCCGCCGGCTGATCGGGCAGACGTGA
- the modC gene encoding molybdenum ABC transporter ATP-binding protein, whose product MLDLSIRQTLGAFTLDIAFTAEERGVTALFGRSGSGKTSVINAIAGLTRPDAGHIRIGGTVFFDSARRIDVPVEKRRIGYVFQDARLFPHMTVRSNLEFGLRRVPAAERRIAFDPVVELLGLGHLLDRRPRGLSGGEKQRVAFGRALLAQPRLLLMDEPMASLDAARKGEIMPYIERLRDEMNIPIVMVSHALDEVVRLATTMVLIGEGRVRAVGPVGTVMGRLDLSASTGAQDAGAVLDLTVERHIPDDGLSVLAFDGGHLTVPRVERAPGAPVRLHIHARDVIVALQQPSGMSVRNALAATVVEVAESGPSSADVRLAVGGSFLIARITRAAVRELDLSPGRPVVALVKGIAFEPGGTGAPAEGRRVVDV is encoded by the coding sequence ATGCTTGACCTTTCGATCCGCCAGACGCTCGGCGCCTTCACGCTCGACATCGCCTTCACCGCCGAGGAGCGCGGGGTGACCGCCCTGTTCGGCCGCTCCGGCTCCGGCAAGACATCCGTCATCAACGCCATCGCCGGTCTGACGCGGCCCGATGCCGGACACATCCGCATCGGCGGCACCGTCTTCTTCGACAGCGCGCGGCGCATCGACGTGCCGGTGGAAAAGCGGCGCATCGGCTATGTCTTCCAGGATGCGCGGCTGTTCCCGCACATGACCGTGCGCAGCAATCTGGAGTTCGGCCTGCGCCGGGTTCCGGCGGCGGAGCGGCGCATCGCCTTCGATCCGGTGGTGGAACTGCTGGGGCTGGGCCATCTGCTGGACCGCCGTCCGCGCGGGCTGTCGGGCGGGGAGAAGCAGCGTGTCGCCTTCGGCCGCGCCCTGCTGGCACAGCCGCGCCTGCTGCTGATGGACGAGCCGATGGCGTCGCTCGACGCCGCCCGCAAGGGGGAGATCATGCCCTATATCGAGCGGCTGCGCGACGAGATGAACATCCCCATCGTCATGGTCAGCCACGCGCTGGACGAGGTGGTGCGGCTCGCCACCACGATGGTGCTGATCGGGGAGGGCAGGGTGCGCGCCGTAGGGCCGGTGGGCACGGTGATGGGCCGGCTCGACCTGTCGGCGTCGACCGGTGCGCAGGATGCCGGCGCGGTGCTGGACCTGACGGTGGAGCGTCACATTCCCGACGACGGGCTGAGCGTGCTGGCCTTCGACGGCGGGCATCTGACCGTCCCGCGGGTGGAACGTGCGCCGGGCGCACCGGTGCGCCTGCACATCCATGCCCGCGACGTCATCGTCGCCCTGCAGCAGCCGTCCGGCATGAGCGTGCGCAACGCGCTGGCGGCGACCGTGGTGGAGGTCGCCGAGTCGGGACCGTCCTCCGCAGACGTGCGGCTGGCGGTTGGCGGTTCATTCCTGATCGCGCGCATTACCCGTGCGGCCGTCCGGGAGCTGGATTTGAGTCCCGGACGGCCCGTGGTGGCGCTGGTGAAGGGCATCGCCTTCGAACCGGGCGGCACCGGCGCGCCCGCGGAAGGGCGGCGGGTGGTGGATGTGTGA
- a CDS encoding pyruvate dehydrogenase complex E1 component subunit beta, protein MPIEVLMPALSPTMTEGKLAKWLKKEGDSVKSGDVLAEIETDKATMEVEAVDEGRVGRILVPEGTDNVAVNTPIAILLEEGEDESALTKGGNAPATPGPTNAVPASEETLAAPSAVQAPAAAPAPTVPAAPASVPDSDEDKFFAKTVKKTVREALRDAMAEEMRRDDKVFVMGEEVAQYQGAYKVTQGLLQEFGERRVIDTPITEIGFAGLGVGASFKGLKPIVEFMTFNFAMQAIDHIINSAAKTLYMSGGQMGSPIVFRGPNGAAARVAAQHSQCYASWYAHCPGLKVVSPWSAADAKGLLKAAIRDPNPVVFLENEILYGQSFEVPEDEEFVLPIGKAKIERAGKDVTITAFSIMVGHALAAAEELAKEGIDAEVINLRTIRPLDTATIVNSVKKTNRLVSVEEGWPFAGIGSEMCALMMEQAFDYLDAPVARVAGKDVPMPYAANLEKLALPQVADIVMAAKQACYR, encoded by the coding sequence ATGCCGATCGAAGTGCTGATGCCGGCCCTGTCGCCCACCATGACCGAGGGCAAGCTGGCGAAATGGCTGAAGAAGGAAGGCGATTCGGTGAAGTCCGGCGACGTGCTCGCCGAGATCGAGACCGACAAGGCCACCATGGAAGTCGAGGCGGTCGATGAAGGCCGCGTCGGCCGCATCCTGGTGCCGGAAGGCACCGACAACGTCGCGGTGAACACCCCCATCGCCATCCTGCTGGAAGAAGGCGAGGACGAGAGCGCGCTGACCAAGGGCGGCAACGCTCCGGCAACGCCCGGCCCGACCAACGCCGTCCCGGCCTCCGAAGAGACCCTGGCCGCCCCGTCGGCGGTGCAGGCTCCGGCGGCCGCCCCGGCTCCGACCGTGCCGGCCGCCCCGGCGTCGGTCCCGGATTCGGACGAGGACAAGTTCTTCGCCAAGACCGTGAAGAAGACGGTCCGCGAGGCGCTGCGCGACGCGATGGCCGAGGAAATGCGCCGCGACGACAAGGTCTTCGTCATGGGCGAGGAGGTCGCGCAGTACCAGGGCGCCTACAAGGTGACCCAGGGCCTGCTGCAGGAGTTCGGCGAGCGTCGCGTCATCGACACGCCCATCACCGAGATCGGCTTCGCCGGTCTGGGCGTCGGCGCCTCCTTCAAGGGGCTGAAGCCGATCGTCGAGTTCATGACCTTCAACTTCGCCATGCAGGCGATCGACCACATCATCAACTCCGCCGCCAAGACGCTGTACATGTCCGGCGGCCAGATGGGCAGCCCGATCGTCTTCCGCGGCCCGAACGGCGCCGCCGCCCGCGTCGCCGCCCAGCACTCGCAGTGCTATGCCTCGTGGTACGCCCACTGCCCGGGCCTGAAGGTCGTCTCGCCCTGGTCGGCGGCCGACGCCAAGGGCCTGCTGAAGGCGGCGATCCGCGATCCGAACCCGGTCGTCTTCCTGGAGAACGAGATTCTCTACGGCCAGAGCTTCGAGGTGCCGGAGGACGAGGAATTCGTCCTGCCGATCGGCAAGGCCAAGATCGAGCGCGCCGGCAAGGACGTGACGATCACCGCCTTCTCGATCATGGTCGGCCATGCGCTGGCCGCCGCCGAGGAACTGGCGAAGGAAGGCATCGACGCGGAGGTCATCAACCTGCGCACGATCCGTCCGCTGGACACCGCCACCATCGTCAACAGCGTCAAGAAGACCAACCGCCTCGTCTCCGTCGAGGAGGGCTGGCCCTTCGCCGGCATCGGTTCGGAAATGTGCGCGCTGATGATGGAGCAGGCGTTCGACTACCTCGACGCGCCGGTGGCCCGCGTGGCCGGCAAGGACGTGCCGATGCCCTACGCCGCCAACCTGGAAAAGCTGGCGCTGCCGCAGGTCGCCGACATCGTCATGGCCGCCAAGCAAGCCTGCTATCGCTGA
- a CDS encoding FtsB family cell division protein: MTMFADFTDTLARAAKSAIRQAIMPALCACVVAYFAYYAIHGDRGLVAMKQIQGEIAQAEEVLTQLRTEREEMERRAQLLRSDGLDPDMLEERARLMLNFSNPRDVIVKLPKLVEPEGGAAQK, encoded by the coding sequence ATGACGATGTTCGCCGACTTCACCGACACGCTCGCCCGCGCCGCCAAAAGCGCGATTCGCCAAGCAATCATGCCGGCGCTGTGCGCCTGTGTGGTCGCCTACTTCGCCTACTACGCGATCCATGGCGATCGCGGGCTGGTGGCGATGAAGCAGATCCAGGGGGAGATCGCCCAGGCCGAAGAGGTCCTGACCCAACTCCGCACCGAACGGGAGGAGATGGAGAGGCGCGCCCAGCTTCTGCGCAGCGACGGGCTCGATCCCGACATGCTGGAGGAGCGGGCGCGGCTGATGCTGAACTTCTCCAACCCGCGCGACGTCATCGTCAAGCTGCCGAAACTGGTCGAGCCTGAAGGGGGCGCGGCACAGAAGTAG
- a CDS encoding pyruvate dehydrogenase complex dihydrolipoamide acetyltransferase: protein MTVQILMPALSPTMTEGNLAKWLKKEGDTVKSGDVLAEIETDKATMEVEAVDEGRIGKILVPAGSQGVAVNTPIAILLEEGEDESALASAGSSPAPAPAAAPAAAPAPAAAPATAAPAPAPAAAPAAAPAPAASGQRVFASPLARRIAEQAGVDLKTVKGSGPHGRIVKADVEAAKAAGPAKAAAAPAQASTAAPATAAPAPAAAPAPAKAEGVDAKALADKLGMAYTAVPNSGMRKTIAKRLSEVTRTVPDYYLTVDVEIDALMKVRAELNGRSDAYKLSVNDFIIRAVALALKKVPALNAAWTDEAMLQFQHADISVAVATPTGLITPIVKKAETKGLADISNEMKALAKKARDNALKPEEYQGGTISISNLGMMGIKQFAAIINPPQACILAVGASEQRPVVKDGALAIATVMSLTGTFDHRVADGAVGAEFLAAVKKLLEDPLSMLL from the coding sequence ATGACCGTTCAGATTCTGATGCCCGCCCTCTCGCCCACGATGACCGAGGGCAACCTCGCCAAGTGGCTGAAGAAGGAAGGCGACACGGTGAAGTCCGGCGACGTGCTCGCCGAGATCGAGACCGACAAGGCCACCATGGAAGTCGAAGCGGTCGATGAAGGCCGCATCGGCAAGATCCTGGTCCCGGCCGGCAGCCAGGGCGTGGCGGTGAATACCCCCATCGCCATCCTGCTGGAAGAGGGCGAGGACGAGAGCGCGCTGGCCTCGGCCGGCTCGTCTCCCGCCCCGGCTCCCGCCGCCGCACCGGCTGCGGCTCCCGCTCCGGCGGCCGCCCCGGCCACAGCGGCTCCGGCCCCGGCTCCTGCCGCGGCTCCCGCCGCCGCTCCGGCCCCGGCGGCTTCCGGCCAGCGCGTGTTCGCCAGCCCGCTGGCCCGCCGCATCGCCGAACAGGCCGGCGTGGACCTGAAGACCGTCAAGGGCAGCGGCCCGCACGGCCGCATCGTCAAGGCCGACGTGGAAGCCGCCAAGGCCGCCGGCCCCGCCAAGGCCGCCGCTGCTCCGGCCCAGGCTTCGACGGCTGCTCCGGCCACCGCCGCGCCGGCTCCCGCCGCCGCTCCGGCCCCGGCGAAGGCCGAGGGCGTGGACGCGAAGGCGCTCGCCGACAAGCTGGGCATGGCCTACACCGCCGTGCCGAACAGCGGCATGCGCAAGACCATCGCCAAGCGCCTGAGCGAGGTGACGCGCACGGTCCCCGACTATTACCTGACGGTGGATGTCGAGATCGATGCGCTGATGAAGGTCCGTGCCGAGCTGAACGGCCGGTCGGACGCCTACAAGCTGTCGGTGAACGACTTCATCATCCGCGCCGTGGCGCTGGCGCTGAAGAAGGTCCCGGCGCTGAACGCCGCCTGGACCGACGAGGCGATGCTGCAGTTCCAGCATGCCGACATCTCGGTCGCCGTCGCCACCCCGACCGGGCTGATCACCCCGATCGTCAAGAAGGCGGAGACCAAGGGGCTGGCCGACATCTCCAACGAGATGAAGGCTCTGGCCAAGAAGGCGCGCGACAACGCGCTGAAGCCGGAAGAGTATCAGGGCGGCACCATCTCCATCTCCAACCTGGGCATGATGGGGATCAAGCAGTTCGCGGCGATCATCAACCCGCCGCAGGCCTGCATCCTGGCCGTCGGCGCCAGCGAACAGCGTCCGGTGGTGAAGGACGGCGCCCTGGCCATCGCCACGGTGATGAGCCTGACCGGCACCTTCGACCACCGCGTGGCCGATGGCGCCGTCGGTGCGGAATTCCTTGCGGCAGTGAAGAAGCTGCTCGAGGATCCGCTCTCGATGCTGCTCTGA
- the lipA gene encoding lipoyl synthase: MTLVDQTEKLRHPEKAHKPDNPIQRKPAWIRVKAPMSQEYNETRQLMRGLKLNTVCEEAACPNIGECWKHKHATFMILGSICTRGCAFCNVETGRPDLLDPHEPDNVAEAVGKLKLSHVVITSVDRDDLADGGAEHFARTIRAVRAASPETTIEILTPDFQKKKGAVEVVVEAKPDVFNHNLETVPRLYPNIRPGARYFASLQLLARVKELDPTIFTKSGLMVGLGETKEEIGQVMDDLRSADVDFLTIGQYLQPTPKHAAVDRFVTPEEFDGYSTVGRGKGFLLVASSPLTRSSYHAGADFEKLREARLRKLGVAAA, translated from the coding sequence ATGACCCTCGTCGACCAGACCGAGAAGCTGCGCCACCCCGAAAAGGCCCATAAGCCCGACAACCCGATCCAGCGCAAACCGGCCTGGATCCGGGTCAAAGCGCCGATGAGCCAGGAATACAACGAAACCCGCCAACTGATGCGCGGGCTGAAGCTGAACACCGTGTGCGAAGAGGCCGCCTGCCCGAACATCGGGGAGTGCTGGAAGCACAAGCACGCCACCTTCATGATCCTGGGCTCGATCTGCACGCGCGGCTGCGCCTTCTGCAATGTCGAGACCGGGCGGCCGGACCTGCTGGACCCGCATGAGCCGGACAATGTGGCCGAGGCGGTCGGCAAGCTCAAGCTCAGCCATGTGGTCATCACCTCGGTCGACCGCGACGATCTGGCCGACGGCGGCGCCGAGCATTTCGCCCGCACCATCCGCGCCGTCCGCGCCGCCTCGCCGGAAACGACCATCGAGATCCTCACCCCCGACTTCCAGAAGAAGAAGGGTGCGGTCGAGGTGGTGGTGGAGGCCAAGCCCGACGTCTTCAACCACAATCTGGAGACGGTTCCCCGCCTGTACCCCAACATCCGTCCGGGCGCGCGCTATTTCGCCTCGCTGCAGCTGCTGGCGCGGGTGAAGGAACTCGACCCGACCATCTTCACCAAGTCCGGCCTGATGGTCGGGCTGGGCGAGACGAAGGAGGAGATCGGGCAGGTGATGGATGATCTGCGCTCCGCCGATGTGGACTTTCTGACGATTGGGCAGTATCTCCAGCCGACGCCCAAGCATGCGGCGGTGGATCGCTTCGTGACTCCCGAGGAGTTCGACGGTTATTCCACTGTCGGCCGCGGCAAGGGCTTCCTGCTGGTGGCCTCGTCGCCACTGACGCGCTCGTCCTATCATGCGGGCGCCGATTTCGAGAAGCTGCGCGAAGCCCGGCTGCGCAAGCTGGGGGTCGCGGCCGCCTGA
- a CDS encoding chorismate mutase, with the protein MSKSLAPLRAEIDAIDDEIVALLGKRLSVVHRVAAVKMAENLPAVLPDRVEAVKRRAAEAGLAYGLDPDFMATLYQTIIDEAGRVEEGIFAAGPEDAPRS; encoded by the coding sequence ATGTCGAAAAGCCTTGCCCCGCTCCGCGCCGAGATCGACGCCATCGACGACGAGATCGTCGCCCTGCTGGGCAAGCGCCTGTCCGTCGTCCACCGCGTTGCAGCGGTGAAGATGGCGGAGAACCTGCCGGCCGTCCTGCCCGACCGCGTGGAAGCGGTCAAGCGGCGGGCGGCCGAGGCGGGCCTGGCCTACGGCCTGGATCCGGACTTCATGGCCACCCTGTACCAGACGATCATCGACGAGGCGGGCCGGGTCGAGGAAGGCATCTTTGCCGCCGGCCCCGAGGATGCGCCTCGCTCCTGA
- the pdhA gene encoding pyruvate dehydrogenase (acetyl-transferring) E1 component subunit alpha: MAASRRRPTKAQTDTAPAQAVSSEELLHYYREMLLIRRFEEKAGQLYGMGLIGGFCHLYIGQEAVVVGVQAALKQGDTVITSYRDHGHMLACGMEAKGVMAELTGRIGGYSKGKGGSMHMFSREKNFYGGHGIVGGQVPLGTGLAFAHKYLNDGGVSAVYCGDGAINQGQVYESFNMAALWKLPVLFVIENNKYAMGTSQERASAGELHQRGAAYGIPGYQVNGMDVLEVKAAADQWVNYIREGNGPVILEMKTYRYRGHSMSDPAKYRTKEEVEKMRSESDPIDQLKAKLLGGGHADEDKLKEIDREVKAIVIESAEFAQQSPEPDPSELWTDILVET; this comes from the coding sequence ATGGCCGCGTCCCGACGCCGTCCGACCAAGGCGCAGACCGACACCGCGCCCGCTCAAGCCGTCTCTTCCGAAGAACTTCTTCATTACTACCGCGAGATGCTGCTGATCCGCCGCTTCGAAGAGAAGGCGGGCCAGCTGTACGGCATGGGCCTGATCGGCGGCTTCTGCCATCTCTACATCGGCCAGGAAGCCGTCGTGGTCGGCGTGCAGGCCGCGCTGAAGCAGGGCGACACCGTCATCACCAGCTACCGCGACCACGGCCACATGCTGGCCTGCGGCATGGAAGCCAAGGGCGTGATGGCCGAGCTGACCGGCCGCATCGGAGGCTACTCCAAGGGCAAGGGCGGCTCGATGCACATGTTCAGCCGCGAGAAGAACTTCTACGGCGGCCACGGCATCGTCGGCGGCCAGGTTCCGCTCGGCACCGGCCTGGCCTTCGCTCACAAGTACCTGAATGACGGCGGCGTCTCCGCGGTCTATTGCGGCGACGGCGCGATCAACCAGGGCCAGGTGTACGAGAGCTTCAACATGGCGGCGCTGTGGAAGCTGCCGGTGCTGTTCGTCATCGAAAACAACAAGTATGCCATGGGCACCTCGCAGGAGCGCGCCTCGGCCGGTGAACTGCACCAGCGCGGCGCCGCCTACGGCATCCCCGGCTATCAGGTCAACGGGATGGACGTGCTCGAGGTCAAGGCCGCCGCCGACCAGTGGGTGAACTACATCCGCGAGGGCAACGGCCCGGTCATCCTGGAGATGAAGACCTACCGCTACCGCGGCCACTCCATGTCCGATCCGGCCAAGTACCGGACGAAGGAGGAGGTCGAGAAGATGCGGTCGGAGTCCGATCCCATCGACCAGCTGAAGGCCAAGCTGCTGGGCGGCGGCCACGCCGACGAGGACAAGCTGAAGGAGATCGATCGCGAGGTGAAGGCGATCGTCATCGAATCGGCCGAGTTCGCGCAGCAGAGCCCCGAGCCCGATCCGTCGGAACTGTGGACCGACATCCTGGTCGAGACCTGA
- a CDS encoding DUF29 domain-containing protein produces MDRSSAAYDEDFYAWTQAQAQELRRAGAERNNAPVDWENVAEEIESMGRSQKSEIDSRLRVLLTHLLKWLFCPDLRERCERGWRRTIREQRDRLVDEIAASPSLRPHIASMFDKTYRKARLDAADEADTPDGHFPVKSPFTLDQALDPAYPAELFPPEWRV; encoded by the coding sequence ATGGACCGCAGCAGCGCCGCTTATGACGAGGATTTCTACGCCTGGACCCAAGCCCAGGCGCAGGAGCTTCGCCGTGCCGGCGCCGAGCGGAACAATGCCCCGGTCGATTGGGAGAACGTCGCCGAGGAGATCGAGAGCATGGGCCGCAGCCAGAAATCCGAGATCGACAGCCGTTTGCGGGTTCTCCTGACCCATCTGTTGAAATGGCTGTTCTGCCCGGACCTGCGCGAGCGGTGCGAGCGCGGCTGGCGGCGGACGATCCGCGAGCAGCGTGACCGGCTGGTGGATGAGATCGCCGCCAGTCCCAGCTTGCGGCCCCACATCGCCTCGATGTTCGACAAGACCTACCGAAAGGCCCGGCTGGATGCCGCCGACGAGGCGGATACCCCGGACGGCCATTTCCCGGTCAAGTCGCCTTTCACGCTTGACCAGGCGCTCGATCCGGCCTATCCGGCCGAACTGTTTCCGCCGGAATGGCGGGTTTGA
- the lpdA gene encoding dihydrolipoyl dehydrogenase — MADMNYDVIVIGGGPGGYVAAIRAAQLGLHTAVIERENLGGICLNWGCIPTKALLRSAEVLHLAKHAADYGLVIQNPSFDLDKVVARSRKVAGQLNSGVKHLLKKNKVAVIEGTAKLIGKGQVAVTKGEAPVGTFGAKHIIIATGARARTLPGLEDDGKLVWTYRKAMTPDSMPKSLLVIGSGAIGIEFASFYNALGAKVTVVEVMDRILPVEDEEISAMARKAFEKQGMRIITGGKAGNLRKAADSVTVAVEAGGKTEDITVDRVIVAVGISPNTEGLGLENTKVKTDRGHIQTNAMCETDEPGVYAIGDVTGAPWLAHKASHEGVIVAEHIAGKHPHALNVRNIPGCTYSHPQIASVGLTEKKAREAGYEIKVGRFPFIGNGKAIALGEPEGMIKTIFDAKTGEMLGAHMIGAEVTELIQGYGIAKSSELTEAELMHTVFPHPTLSEMMHESVLDAYGRAIHF, encoded by the coding sequence TTGGCCGACATGAATTACGACGTCATCGTCATCGGCGGCGGGCCGGGCGGTTACGTGGCGGCGATCCGCGCCGCGCAGCTGGGCCTGCACACCGCGGTCATCGAGCGTGAGAACCTGGGCGGCATCTGCCTGAACTGGGGCTGCATCCCGACCAAGGCGCTGCTGCGCTCGGCCGAGGTGCTGCATCTCGCCAAGCACGCCGCCGACTACGGTCTGGTGATCCAGAACCCGTCCTTCGACCTGGACAAGGTCGTCGCCCGCTCGCGCAAGGTCGCCGGGCAATTGAACAGCGGCGTCAAGCACCTGCTGAAGAAGAACAAGGTCGCGGTGATCGAAGGCACGGCCAAGCTGATCGGCAAGGGTCAGGTCGCGGTCACCAAGGGCGAGGCCCCGGTCGGCACCTTCGGCGCCAAGCACATCATCATCGCCACCGGGGCCCGCGCCCGCACGCTGCCGGGGCTGGAGGATGACGGCAAGCTGGTCTGGACCTATCGCAAGGCGATGACCCCGGATTCCATGCCGAAGTCGCTGCTGGTCATCGGCTCCGGCGCCATCGGCATCGAATTCGCCAGCTTCTACAACGCTTTGGGCGCCAAGGTCACCGTGGTCGAGGTGATGGACCGCATCCTTCCGGTGGAGGATGAGGAAATCTCCGCAATGGCCCGTAAAGCCTTCGAAAAGCAGGGCATGCGCATCATCACCGGCGGCAAGGCCGGCAACCTGCGCAAGGCCGCCGACAGCGTGACCGTGGCCGTCGAGGCCGGCGGCAAGACCGAGGACATCACGGTCGACCGCGTCATCGTCGCCGTCGGCATCAGCCCGAACACCGAGGGGCTGGGGCTGGAGAACACCAAGGTCAAGACCGACCGCGGCCACATCCAGACCAACGCCATGTGCGAGACCGACGAGCCGGGCGTGTACGCCATCGGCGACGTGACCGGCGCCCCCTGGCTCGCCCACAAGGCCAGCCACGAAGGCGTGATCGTGGCCGAACACATTGCCGGCAAGCATCCGCATGCGCTGAACGTCCGCAACATCCCGGGCTGCACCTACTCGCACCCGCAGATCGCGTCGGTCGGCCTGACGGAGAAGAAGGCTCGGGAAGCCGGCTACGAGATCAAGGTCGGCCGCTTCCCCTTCATCGGCAACGGCAAGGCCATCGCGCTCGGCGAGCCGGAAGGCATGATCAAGACCATCTTCGACGCCAAGACCGGCGAGATGCTGGGCGCCCACATGATCGGCGCGGAAGTGACCGAGCTGATCCAGGGCTACGGCATCGCCAAGTCTTCGGAGCTGACCGAGGCCGAACTGATGCATACGGTGTTCCCGCACCCGACCCTGTCGGAAATGATGCATGAGTCGGTCCTTGATGCCTATGGCCGTGCGATCCACTTTTAA